One window of Pocillopora verrucosa isolate sample1 chromosome 9, ASM3666991v2, whole genome shotgun sequence genomic DNA carries:
- the LOC131796917 gene encoding L-rhamnose-binding lectin CSL3-like translates to MRMYLVVLLLSSTFCYTQAWPTQEGKSALVCEGGKQKIRCTHQKIQIISAVYGRTDRSVCQWGLDWTVAWLWNVNCRAANTLAIVKNECETLSECELHANNAEYGDPCFGTKKYLTVKYRCIGRITPDDTKRARVCENHKMSLECPERRNIDIVWANFGRLKGAHICGDGFFGIFSWNQACQHQVASKAIAKQYCQDKEHCLLDATVAKFGDACWGTKKYLEVRYRCCPKKGGCD, encoded by the exons ATGAGGATGTACTTAGTGGTTCTCTTATTGTCTTCAACCTTCTGTTATACACAAGCTTGGCCTACACAAGAAGGCAA AAGCGCCCTTGTTTGTGAAGGAGGGAAGCAAAAAATCAGGTGCACACATCAAAAGATTCAGATCATTTCTGCAGTCTATGGAAGAACAGACCGCTCCGTGTGTCAGTGGGGATTGGATTGGACGGTTGCTTGGTTATGGAATGTCAACTGCCGCGCAGCTAATACATTAGCTATTGTTAAAAATGAATGTGAAACCCTGTCAGAATGCGAGTTGCATGCCAACAACGCAGAATACGGAGACCCGTGCTTCGGAACGAAGAAATATCTCACG GTCAAATACAGGTGTATCGGCCGGATTACACCAGATGACACCAAGAGAGCTCGCGTATGTGAAAATCACAAAATGTCACTCGAATGTCCTGAGAGACGCAATATCGACATCGTATGGGCAAACTTTGGCCGTCTCAAGGGTGCTCACATCTGTGGTGACGGTTTCTTTGGAATATTTTCCTGGAACCAAGCCTGCCAGCATCAAGTGGCTTCCAAGGCTATTGCCAAGCAATATTGTCAAGACAAGGAACATTGCCTTCTTGATGCCACCGTCGCCAAATTTGGGGACGCTTGCTGGGGTACCAAGAAATATTTAGAG GTCCGCTACAGATGCTGCCCGAAGAAGGGTGGATGTGACTGA
- the LOC131796915 gene encoding kazrin isoform X1 codes for MADVNSEGKTDASPAKERKFSLTPIEAMAEVDKLKERVRSLSFSSTISGESTDSGSSVTRPLVKKQDDLIDCLSVMRRLMEQAEGESKRMREEKLVIASKINSSLTAVNREVEYLKAELRDQDKRLSELASNKLTSETKTDGAGSSKSIVEDYKEDNDRLRCENEFLTRELNEWRNGNTDLDQLRQRLHSCELEIARAKETISCMKMERKRLKTEKMDLLNQMKQVYGILEVKETELREFIQNYEQRMLEGEERIKRLESEKRTWDKERCDLLRETDSLKSQLELKDVQLKELEADFFEVKRHLTALQSSLSENNSQFFFKTNNLNVDTAGGKRTCRTNATNIKKINSLQNLKDPPRSPLKNGDHCPVPVPRSPVGSVSSDSQSDLSQAPTPNDSEVFDFGVQTNYEQHDPSKKKIKRRSSSLSRFFSRGRQRKPLFKPLVKEFPDIDNVDKTPTSMSYAEKKRVWELHKDIPMVCWKANMVLAWLEVECQMPMYSPMCYDNIKSGKVLLELNDTELEAGLGMGNIMHRRKLRLAIEDYRDPSSVKFSEISSVDHLWVSRIWIRDLGLSQYCSAFEAQMIDGRLLNVLTRKDMEKHLNVSKKFHQSSILHGIKLLRMMEFNKELLMERRRKSEENDLDPLVWTNERVVKWCRSVDLGEYADSLRDSGVHGALLVLDQSFGADELAQALGIHSSKNIIRRHLTSELLSVLVPARTAVAPSETEIKNKEKQKTRRSLSFNSGSRTSMNSDIKRHSFRDSFMTHKKNRPTRTSSTGDDLSNSDYSAVQMRTSLRRSRSRPKSSLQ; via the exons ATGGCGGACGTAAACAGTGAGGGAAAAACAGATGCCTCTCCCGCCAAGGAACGCAAGTTTTCTTTGACACCGATAGAGGCCATGGCTGAAGTCGACAAGCTCAAAGAAAGGGTTCGCTCCCTATCTTTTAGTAGTACGATCTCAGGAGAAAGTACTGACAGTGGCAGTTCCGTCACACGACCACTCGTGAAAAAGCAGGACGATTTAATAGATTGCTTGAGTGTTATGCGGCGCTTGATGGAACAGGCAGAGGGTGAGAGCAAACGAATGAGGGAGGAAAAACTTGTTATTGCTTCTAAAATCAACAGTTCTCTTACTGCGGTTAATCGGGAGGTGGAATATTTGAAGGCAGAACTTAGAGATCAAGACAAGAGGCTGTCGGAGCTGGCGAGCAATAAATTAACTTCTGAAACGAAAACTGATGGTGCTGGATCGTCTAAGAGTATAGTAGAAGATTATAAAGAAGACAATGATAGATTACGGTGTGAAAACGAGTTTTTAACCAGAGAACTCAACGAATGGAGAAATGGAAACACAGACTTAGATCAGCTTCGGCAAAGGCTCCATTCTTGTGAACTCGAAATTGCTCGAGCTAAAGAAACGATTTCTTGTATGAAAATGGAAAGGAAACGTTTGAAAACGGAAAAAATGGATTTACTTAATCAAATGAAGCAGGTTTATGGAATATTGGAGGTAAAGGAAACAGAACTTAGAGAATTTATTCAGAATTATGAACAACGGATGTTAGAAGGTGAAGAACGAATTAAGCGCCTGGAGAGCGAAAAGCGGACTTGGGATAAGGAGCGATGCGATCTATTAAGAGAAACCGATAGCTTAAAATCACAGTTGGAACTGAAAGACGTACAGCTGAAGGAATTGGAAGCTGATTTTTTCGAAGTGAAACGACATCTGACGGCTCTGCAATCTTCGCTCAGCGAGAACAATTCACAGTTCTTTTTTAAAACGAACAACTTAAATGTGGACACCGCAGGAGGCAAACGTACATGTAGAACGAACGCCACGAATATTAAGAAGATAAATTCCCTGCAAAACTTGAAAGATCCACCAAGATCCCCGCTAAAAAACGGAG aTCATTGTCCTGTGCCAGTCCCAAGATCACCAGTGGGGTCAGTTTCATCAGACTCTCAGTCTGATTTAAGCCAAGCCCCTACACCAAATGACTCAGAAGTCTTTGATTTTGGTGTTCAAACCAACTATGAACAACATGACCCAAGTAAGAAGAAAATCAAGAGACGTTCATCCTCACTGTCTAGGTTTTTTTCACGAGGAAGGCAACGAAAGCCTCTCTTCAAGCCTTTAGTTAAAG AATTTCCAGACATTGATAATGTGGACAAAACTCCAACCAGCATGAGTTATGCCGAGAAAAAGCGTGTGTGGGAACTACACAAAGACATCCCAATGGTTTGTTGGAAAGCCAATATGGTTTTAGCCTGGCTAGAGGTGGAGTGCCAAATGCCTATGTATTCACCGATGTGTTATGACAACATTAAAAGTGGCAAAGTGTTGTTGGAGCTTAATGATACTGAGCTTGAAGCTGGACTTGGTATGGGTAACATAATGCACCGAAGGAAATTGAGATTAGCTATTGAGGATTACAGGGACCCCTCTTCCGT aaaattttcagAGATATCCTCTGTAGATCACCTTTGGGTGTCCCGCATATGGATTAGAGACCTGGGTCTCAGCCAGTATTGCTCAGCATTTGAAGCTCAGATGATTGATGGAAGGCTTTTGAATGTGCTCACAAGAAAAGATATGGAGAAACATCTCAATGTCAGCAAAAAATTTCATCAG TCAAGTATTCTTCATGGTATAAAGTTGCTGCGGATGATGGAGTTCAACAAAGAG TTGCTAATGGAGCGTAgaagaaaaagtgaagaaaatgaCTTGGATCCTCTAGTTTGGACTAATGAGAGAGTTGTTAAGTGGTGCCGTTCTGTGGACTTGGGG GAATATGCAGACAGTTTGAGGGACAGTGGTGTCCATGGAGCATTGTTGGTCCTTGATCAATCGTTTGGAGCAGATGAACTGGCTCAAGCTCTTGGCATTCATTCATCCAAGAACATTATCAGGAGGCATCTTACCTCTGAACTGTTATCTGTGTTAGTCCCTGCAAG AACTGCAGTGGCACCCAGTGAAACTGAAATCAAAAACAAGGAGAAACAGAAGACACGTCGATCACTGAGTTTCAACTCTGGCAGCCGAACTAGTATGAATTCAGATATCAAAAGACACAGCTTCAGA
- the LOC131796915 gene encoding kazrin isoform X2, with protein sequence MADVNSEGKTDASPAKERKFSLTPIEAMAEVDKLKERVRSLSFSSTISGESTDSGSSVTRPLVKKQDDLIDCLSVMRRLMEQAEGESKRMREEKLVIASKINSSLTAVNREVEYLKAELRDQDKRLSELASNKLTSETKTDGAGSSKSIVEDYKEDNDRLRCENEFLTRELNEWRNGNTDLDQLRQRLHSCELEIARAKETISCMKMERKRLKTEKMDLLNQMKQVYGILEVKETELREFIQNYEQRMLEGEERIKRLESEKRTWDKERCDLLRETDSLKSQLELKDVQLKELEADFFEVKRHLTALQSSLSENNSQFFFKTNNLNVDTAGGKRTCRTNATNIKKINSLQNLKDPPRSPLKNGDHCPVPVPRSPVGSVSSDSQSDLSQAPTPNDSEVFDFGVQTNYEQHDPSKKKIKRRSSSLSRFFSRGRQRKPLFKPLVKEFPDIDNVDKTPTSMSYAEKKRVWELHKDIPMVCWKANMVLAWLEVECQMPMYSPMCYDNIKSGKVLLELNDTELEAGLGMGNIMHRRKLRLAIEDYRDPSSVKFSEISSVDHLWVSRIWIRDLGLSQYCSAFEAQMIDGRLLNVLTRKDMEKHLNVSKKFHQSSILHGIKLLRMMEFNKELLMERRRKSEENDLDPLVWTNERVVKWCRSVDLGEYADSLRDSGVHGALLVLDQSFGADELAQALGIHSSKNIIRRHLTSELLSVLVPARTAVAPSETEIKNKEKQKTRRSLSFNSGSRTSMNSDIKRHSFRKVTLCAKSTMETHL encoded by the exons ATGGCGGACGTAAACAGTGAGGGAAAAACAGATGCCTCTCCCGCCAAGGAACGCAAGTTTTCTTTGACACCGATAGAGGCCATGGCTGAAGTCGACAAGCTCAAAGAAAGGGTTCGCTCCCTATCTTTTAGTAGTACGATCTCAGGAGAAAGTACTGACAGTGGCAGTTCCGTCACACGACCACTCGTGAAAAAGCAGGACGATTTAATAGATTGCTTGAGTGTTATGCGGCGCTTGATGGAACAGGCAGAGGGTGAGAGCAAACGAATGAGGGAGGAAAAACTTGTTATTGCTTCTAAAATCAACAGTTCTCTTACTGCGGTTAATCGGGAGGTGGAATATTTGAAGGCAGAACTTAGAGATCAAGACAAGAGGCTGTCGGAGCTGGCGAGCAATAAATTAACTTCTGAAACGAAAACTGATGGTGCTGGATCGTCTAAGAGTATAGTAGAAGATTATAAAGAAGACAATGATAGATTACGGTGTGAAAACGAGTTTTTAACCAGAGAACTCAACGAATGGAGAAATGGAAACACAGACTTAGATCAGCTTCGGCAAAGGCTCCATTCTTGTGAACTCGAAATTGCTCGAGCTAAAGAAACGATTTCTTGTATGAAAATGGAAAGGAAACGTTTGAAAACGGAAAAAATGGATTTACTTAATCAAATGAAGCAGGTTTATGGAATATTGGAGGTAAAGGAAACAGAACTTAGAGAATTTATTCAGAATTATGAACAACGGATGTTAGAAGGTGAAGAACGAATTAAGCGCCTGGAGAGCGAAAAGCGGACTTGGGATAAGGAGCGATGCGATCTATTAAGAGAAACCGATAGCTTAAAATCACAGTTGGAACTGAAAGACGTACAGCTGAAGGAATTGGAAGCTGATTTTTTCGAAGTGAAACGACATCTGACGGCTCTGCAATCTTCGCTCAGCGAGAACAATTCACAGTTCTTTTTTAAAACGAACAACTTAAATGTGGACACCGCAGGAGGCAAACGTACATGTAGAACGAACGCCACGAATATTAAGAAGATAAATTCCCTGCAAAACTTGAAAGATCCACCAAGATCCCCGCTAAAAAACGGAG aTCATTGTCCTGTGCCAGTCCCAAGATCACCAGTGGGGTCAGTTTCATCAGACTCTCAGTCTGATTTAAGCCAAGCCCCTACACCAAATGACTCAGAAGTCTTTGATTTTGGTGTTCAAACCAACTATGAACAACATGACCCAAGTAAGAAGAAAATCAAGAGACGTTCATCCTCACTGTCTAGGTTTTTTTCACGAGGAAGGCAACGAAAGCCTCTCTTCAAGCCTTTAGTTAAAG AATTTCCAGACATTGATAATGTGGACAAAACTCCAACCAGCATGAGTTATGCCGAGAAAAAGCGTGTGTGGGAACTACACAAAGACATCCCAATGGTTTGTTGGAAAGCCAATATGGTTTTAGCCTGGCTAGAGGTGGAGTGCCAAATGCCTATGTATTCACCGATGTGTTATGACAACATTAAAAGTGGCAAAGTGTTGTTGGAGCTTAATGATACTGAGCTTGAAGCTGGACTTGGTATGGGTAACATAATGCACCGAAGGAAATTGAGATTAGCTATTGAGGATTACAGGGACCCCTCTTCCGT aaaattttcagAGATATCCTCTGTAGATCACCTTTGGGTGTCCCGCATATGGATTAGAGACCTGGGTCTCAGCCAGTATTGCTCAGCATTTGAAGCTCAGATGATTGATGGAAGGCTTTTGAATGTGCTCACAAGAAAAGATATGGAGAAACATCTCAATGTCAGCAAAAAATTTCATCAG TCAAGTATTCTTCATGGTATAAAGTTGCTGCGGATGATGGAGTTCAACAAAGAG TTGCTAATGGAGCGTAgaagaaaaagtgaagaaaatgaCTTGGATCCTCTAGTTTGGACTAATGAGAGAGTTGTTAAGTGGTGCCGTTCTGTGGACTTGGGG GAATATGCAGACAGTTTGAGGGACAGTGGTGTCCATGGAGCATTGTTGGTCCTTGATCAATCGTTTGGAGCAGATGAACTGGCTCAAGCTCTTGGCATTCATTCATCCAAGAACATTATCAGGAGGCATCTTACCTCTGAACTGTTATCTGTGTTAGTCCCTGCAAG AACTGCAGTGGCACCCAGTGAAACTGAAATCAAAAACAAGGAGAAACAGAAGACACGTCGATCACTGAGTTTCAACTCTGGCAGCCGAACTAGTATGAATTCAGATATCAAAAGACACAGCTTCAGA AAGGTCACACTCTGTGCTAAATCAACTATGGAGACTCATCTCTGA